The following proteins are co-located in the Pseudomonas sp. ATCC 13867 genome:
- a CDS encoding sensor histidine kinase has translation MEYKQSLSRRIVFAFVLMTAAVGGLFSVGIVGVVHVVEERLISRDLGGELDRILQEDLETGQTPKLDPGMRFFISDGQGVYAMPPALRRLDDGFHEVFDGELSFHALVRDEDGRRFVLLQDQSDFEAREQILYAAVVTGYVLSLTLAGLLGWLLSRKVMEPVARLARQVRHRDQLLELAPPMAPDYANDEVGELAAAFDYAMGRLHDVLTREKLFTSDVSHELRTPLMVIATSCELLAEEPGLSARARSQLARMTSACEEMRDLVQTFLLLARSQRKDMGIVPQAGLRQIAEELVAQWREPIEAKGLRLEFSGTDAMHGEFNAPFLRSVMSNLLRNAMHYTETGSIRLQLSTTGFWVEDTGAGIPEEQRERVFQPFVRGSNPRGEGLGLGLSLVKRICASESWDVSLRPVEPHGCRFEVRLAVV, from the coding sequence ATGGAGTATAAGCAGAGCCTTTCCCGACGGATTGTCTTTGCCTTCGTACTCATGACCGCCGCGGTCGGCGGGCTCTTTTCGGTGGGAATCGTCGGGGTGGTCCACGTCGTCGAGGAGCGGCTGATCTCCCGCGATCTGGGCGGCGAACTCGATCGGATTCTCCAGGAAGACCTGGAAACCGGGCAGACACCCAAGCTCGATCCCGGCATGCGTTTCTTCATCAGCGATGGCCAGGGTGTGTATGCGATGCCACCGGCGTTGCGCCGCCTGGATGACGGTTTCCACGAAGTGTTCGACGGCGAATTGTCCTTCCACGCGCTGGTGCGCGATGAGGACGGCCGGCGCTTCGTGCTGCTGCAGGACCAGAGCGATTTCGAGGCGCGCGAGCAGATTCTCTATGCCGCCGTGGTGACCGGCTATGTACTCAGCCTGACGCTGGCCGGCCTGCTGGGCTGGCTGTTGTCGCGCAAGGTCATGGAACCCGTGGCCCGCCTGGCGCGTCAGGTGCGCCACCGCGACCAGTTGCTGGAGCTGGCGCCGCCGATGGCGCCGGACTACGCCAATGACGAAGTGGGTGAGCTGGCGGCGGCCTTCGATTACGCGATGGGCCGCCTGCACGACGTGTTGACCCGGGAAAAACTCTTCACCAGCGACGTCAGCCACGAATTGCGGACGCCGCTGATGGTAATCGCCACCAGTTGCGAGCTGCTGGCCGAGGAGCCCGGGCTGAGCGCCAGGGCCCGCAGCCAACTGGCGCGGATGACCAGTGCCTGCGAGGAAATGCGCGACCTGGTGCAGACCTTCCTGTTGCTGGCGCGCTCGCAGCGCAAGGACATGGGGATCGTCCCGCAGGCCGGCTTGCGACAGATCGCCGAGGAACTGGTGGCGCAGTGGCGCGAACCGATCGAAGCGAAAGGATTAAGGCTGGAGTTCAGTGGCACGGATGCCATGCACGGTGAGTTCAATGCTCCCTTCCTGCGCTCCGTGATGAGCAATTTATTGCGCAATGCGATGCATTACACCGAAACCGGCAGCATCCGCTTACAACTTTCCACGACCGGATTCTGGGTCGAGGACACCGGCGCGGGAATTCCCGAAGAGCAGCGTGAGCGGGTGTTCCAGCCGTTCGTGCGTGGCTCGAACCCGCGTGGCGAGGGGCTTGGGCTGGGGCTGTCGCTGGTCAAGCGTATCTGCGCCTCGGAGAGCTGGGACGTCAGCCTCCGTCCGGTGGAGCCGCACGGCTGTCGCTTCGAAGTTCGCCTAGCCGTTGTTTGA
- a CDS encoding class I SAM-dependent methyltransferase: protein MSEKIVDLEFSQKYDREHAERYLRKHQAGLSRKLSHWRDVQVARQALKLAGQPNLVLDLPCGAGRFWPMLAEKENRVIIGADNSPDMIAVACAGQPEEVVKRVRPLQTSAFAIDLPDNAVDSIFSMRLMHHIGDVNDRRTMLREFHRVTRDTVILSMWVDGNFKSWKRKRAEASRKKHDYQNRFVIPAKTIEAEFRQAGFKVQDHIDFVPFIHMWRVYILRKE from the coding sequence ATGAGCGAAAAAATCGTCGATCTGGAATTTTCCCAGAAATACGACCGTGAGCATGCTGAACGCTATCTGCGCAAGCATCAGGCCGGACTGTCGCGGAAACTTTCTCACTGGCGGGATGTCCAAGTCGCCCGCCAGGCACTCAAGCTCGCCGGTCAGCCCAATCTGGTGCTCGACCTGCCATGCGGTGCAGGGCGCTTCTGGCCGATGCTGGCCGAAAAGGAAAACCGCGTGATCATCGGCGCCGACAATTCGCCGGACATGATCGCGGTTGCGTGCGCCGGGCAGCCGGAAGAGGTTGTAAAACGCGTCCGACCTTTGCAGACTTCGGCGTTTGCCATCGATCTGCCGGACAACGCCGTCGACAGCATCTTCTCGATGCGCCTGATGCACCACATCGGCGACGTGAACGACCGACGGACCATGCTGCGCGAGTTCCACCGCGTCACTCGCGACACGGTGATCCTGTCGATGTGGGTGGATGGCAACTTCAAGTCCTGGAAACGCAAGCGTGCCGAAGCCTCTCGCAAGAAGCATGACTACCAGAACCGTTTCGTGATTCCGGCCAAGACCATCGAGGCGGAGTTCCGCCAAGCTGGTTTCAAGGTTCAGGATCACATCGATTTCGTCCCGTTCATCCACATGTGGCGGGTCTACATTTTGCGTAAGGAATAA
- a CDS encoding lipopolysaccharide kinase InaA family protein encodes MAADLASLQQISGENAIDRWLQIPGKWVEEPNRRRGGESGVQRVLTSDGRMLYRKQQMGHIYRDLLHPFGYPTAIRERDALKAAEALGVKVPTLVYAGCRKVNGEWQALLVTESLDGFASLEDCYARGDRERWGETLHQRILQQYGSTLAKLNAGHWQHGCLYLKHVFVRVDGDKIDVALIDMEKARRRFSAQRAARHDLRQVKRRSSWTEAQWQAFVYGYQAAFGSAIKGLQT; translated from the coding sequence ATGGCCGCTGATCTGGCATCTCTGCAGCAAATTTCCGGTGAAAACGCTATCGATCGCTGGTTGCAGATTCCCGGCAAATGGGTAGAGGAACCGAATCGGCGGCGCGGCGGCGAAAGCGGTGTGCAGCGCGTCCTGACGTCCGACGGGCGCATGCTGTACCGCAAGCAGCAGATGGGGCACATCTATCGCGACCTGCTGCACCCCTTCGGTTATCCCACTGCCATTCGTGAGCGTGACGCGCTGAAGGCCGCCGAGGCCCTGGGCGTGAAGGTGCCGACCCTGGTCTACGCCGGTTGCCGCAAGGTCAACGGCGAATGGCAGGCGCTGCTGGTCACCGAATCCCTCGACGGATTCGCCAGCCTGGAAGACTGCTACGCCCGCGGCGACCGCGAACGTTGGGGCGAAACGCTGCATCAACGCATTCTGCAACAATACGGTAGTACCCTCGCCAAGCTTAACGCCGGCCATTGGCAGCATGGCTGCCTGTACCTCAAGCACGTCTTCGTGCGGGTGGACGGTGACAAGATCGATGTGGCGCTGATCGACATGGAGAAGGCCCGCCGACGCTTCAGCGCCCAACGCGCTGCGCGTCACGACCTCCGCCAGGTGAAACGCCGTTCGTCGTGGACAGAGGCGCAGTGGCAAGCCTTTGTCTATGGTTACCAAGCGGCGTTTGGCAGCGCCATCAAAGGGTTGCAGACATGA
- the pncB gene encoding nicotinate phosphoribosyltransferase: MSDSAFSRRIVQNLLDTDFYKLSMMQAVLHNYPNAEVEWEFRCRNDEDLRAYLDPVREQIEYLAELSFAPQELAFLERIPFFKPDFIRFLGLFRFNPCYVQLGVENGEFYLRLKGPWLHVILFEVPLLATISEVRNRHRYPGASLAAVCDRLQEKLDWLRGEASAEELAGFKMADFGTRRRFSYPVQEAVVRGLRDGFPGHFVGTSNVHLARMLEVKPLGTMAHEWLMAHQQLGPRLIDSQAAALDCWVREYRGQLGIALTDCITMEAFLADFDLYFAKLFDGLRHDSGDPLAWAEKAIRHYEHLGIDPRSKTLVFSDGLNLPRALEIYRALRGRIDVSFGIGTHFTCDVPDAAPMNIVLKMTACNGHPVAKISDTPGKTQCKDENFLHYLKHVFKV, translated from the coding sequence ATGAGCGACAGCGCATTTTCCCGGCGGATCGTGCAGAACCTGCTGGATACCGACTTCTACAAGCTGAGCATGATGCAGGCGGTGCTGCACAACTACCCCAATGCCGAGGTGGAGTGGGAGTTTCGCTGTCGCAACGACGAAGACCTGCGAGCCTACCTCGACCCCGTGCGTGAGCAGATCGAGTACCTGGCGGAGCTGTCGTTCGCGCCCCAGGAGCTGGCTTTTCTCGAGCGTATTCCGTTCTTCAAGCCGGACTTCATCCGCTTCCTTGGCCTGTTTCGCTTCAATCCCTGCTATGTGCAACTGGGCGTCGAGAATGGCGAGTTCTACCTTCGCCTCAAGGGCCCCTGGCTGCATGTGATCCTGTTCGAAGTGCCGCTGCTGGCCACCATCAGCGAGGTGCGCAACCGCCACCGTTATCCGGGCGCCTCGCTGGCGGCAGTGTGCGATCGCCTGCAGGAGAAGCTCGACTGGCTGCGTGGCGAGGCCAGCGCCGAGGAACTGGCCGGTTTCAAGATGGCCGATTTCGGCACCCGTCGGCGATTCTCCTATCCGGTGCAGGAGGCCGTGGTACGGGGCTTGCGCGACGGCTTCCCCGGTCATTTCGTCGGCACCAGCAACGTGCACCTGGCGCGCATGCTGGAGGTGAAACCCCTGGGCACTATGGCCCACGAATGGCTGATGGCGCACCAGCAGCTCGGCCCGAGGCTGATCGACAGCCAGGCCGCCGCACTGGATTGCTGGGTTCGCGAGTACCGTGGCCAGTTGGGGATCGCCCTGACCGATTGCATCACGATGGAGGCGTTCCTGGCCGATTTCGACCTGTATTTCGCCAAGCTCTTCGACGGCCTGCGCCATGATTCGGGCGATCCGCTGGCGTGGGCGGAAAAGGCCATCCGACACTACGAGCACCTGGGCATCGATCCACGGAGCAAGACCCTGGTGTTCTCCGATGGCCTGAACCTGCCGCGCGCGCTGGAAATCTACCGGGCGCTGCGGGGGCGTATCGATGTCAGTTTCGGCATCGGTACCCATTTCACCTGCGATGTGCCTGACGCGGCGCCGATGAACATCGTGCTGAAGATGACCGCTTGCAATGGCCACCCGGTGGCGAAGATTTCCGATACGCCGGGCAAGACCCAGTGCAAGGACGAAAACTTCCTTCACTATCTCAAACACGTCTTCAAAGTCTGA
- a CDS encoding helicase HerA-like domain-containing protein has product MPATNELIIGAGPDGQPVSQAWKLANRHGLIAGATGTGKTVTLQRLAESFSDAGIAVFAADIKGDLCGIAAAGNPQGKVAERIASMPWLNYTPKAYPVSLWDVAGKSGHPLRTTLSEMGPLLLANLLELTESQQAALFAAFKVADREGLLLLDLKDLKALLNHFKEHPEILGEDRALFTGASSQALLRRLALLEQQGAEDFFGEPALQLEDLLRPEADGRGRIHLLDASKLVHDAPKVYATFLLWLLAELFEQLPERGDADKPLLALFFDEAHLLFNGTPKALQDRLEQVVRLIRSKGVGVYFVTQSPSDLPDDVLAQLGLRVQHGLRAFTAKEQKSLRAVADGFRPNPAFDTLKVLTELGIGEALVGTLEEKGTPAMVQRVAVAPPQSRIGPLTDAERAEIVRRSPLAGRYDQPIDRESAYERLTGRADDKMAPTESKPEEKGIGSDLGGLAGELLGTLASQTAKTVVRQAANQIGRQLVRGLMGALLGGSKRR; this is encoded by the coding sequence ATGCCAGCAACGAACGAACTGATCATTGGTGCGGGTCCGGACGGCCAGCCGGTCAGCCAGGCCTGGAAGCTTGCCAACCGTCACGGCCTGATCGCCGGGGCCACCGGCACCGGCAAGACGGTTACGCTGCAGCGCCTGGCCGAGTCCTTCAGCGACGCCGGTATCGCGGTCTTCGCCGCCGATATCAAGGGTGACCTGTGCGGTATCGCCGCCGCCGGCAACCCGCAGGGCAAGGTGGCCGAGCGCATCGCCAGCATGCCTTGGCTGAATTACACCCCCAAGGCCTACCCGGTGAGCCTGTGGGACGTCGCCGGCAAGTCCGGGCATCCGTTGCGCACCACGCTGTCCGAGATGGGGCCGCTGCTGCTGGCCAACCTGCTGGAGTTGACCGAGAGCCAGCAGGCCGCACTGTTCGCCGCCTTCAAGGTGGCGGATCGTGAGGGGCTGTTGCTGCTCGATCTGAAGGACCTGAAGGCGCTGCTCAACCACTTCAAGGAGCACCCGGAAATCCTCGGCGAAGACCGTGCGCTGTTCACCGGCGCTTCGTCCCAGGCCCTGCTGCGGCGCCTGGCGCTGCTGGAGCAGCAGGGCGCCGAGGACTTCTTCGGCGAGCCGGCGCTGCAACTGGAAGACCTGCTGCGCCCCGAGGCCGATGGTCGTGGCCGCATCCACCTGCTGGACGCCAGCAAGCTGGTGCATGACGCGCCCAAGGTCTATGCCACCTTCCTGCTCTGGCTGCTGGCGGAGCTGTTCGAGCAACTGCCCGAGCGTGGCGATGCCGACAAGCCGCTCCTTGCGCTGTTCTTCGACGAAGCGCACCTGCTGTTCAACGGCACGCCCAAGGCACTGCAGGACCGCCTGGAGCAAGTGGTGCGGCTGATCCGTTCCAAGGGTGTGGGCGTGTACTTCGTCACCCAGTCGCCGAGCGACCTGCCCGACGACGTTCTGGCGCAGCTTGGCCTGCGCGTCCAGCACGGCCTGCGCGCGTTCACCGCCAAGGAGCAGAAGTCGCTGCGCGCGGTGGCTGACGGCTTCCGCCCGAACCCGGCGTTCGACACCCTCAAGGTGCTGACCGAGCTGGGCATCGGCGAGGCGTTGGTGGGCACGCTGGAGGAGAAGGGCACGCCGGCGATGGTCCAGCGCGTCGCCGTGGCGCCGCCGCAATCGCGCATCGGCCCGCTGACCGACGCCGAGCGGGCCGAGATCGTCCGCCGCTCGCCGCTGGCTGGCCGTTATGACCAGCCGATCGACCGCGAGTCGGCCTATGAACGCCTGACCGGCCGCGCTGACGACAAGATGGCGCCGACGGAGTCCAAGCCGGAGGAGAAGGGCATCGGTAGTGACCTCGGCGGGTTGGCCGGCGAACTGCTGGGGACCCTGGCCAGCCAGACGGCGAAGACCGTGGTGCGTCAGGCGGCCAACCAGATTGGCCGGCAACTGGTGCGTGGATTGATGGGCGCGCTGCTGGGCGGCAGCAAGCGGCGTTGA
- a CDS encoding methyl-accepting chemotaxis protein, with translation MLRSLSFAKKILLAASLVVIFAFACFILFNDFRQREAIHADTDAYLSELGSLTASNIQSWLEGRIQLVESEAAQLADQEPTPERIQHVLEQAVFQKNFESVYLGEAASGVFTMRPFSPMPDGYDPRTRGWYKDAVAAGRLIVTEPFLDAGTGEQILAMSMPVMRNGQLVGVAAGDMKLETITAIINSLKFDGDGYAFLVSDAGKILLHPDSQSIFKSLADIYPQGAPKVQAGVQEVSLDGKDQLVSMTPVKGLPGVTWYVALVLDKDAAYAMLSDFRTSAIIATVIAIVAILFLLGMLIRVLMAPLTDMGRAMQDIAQGDGDLTQRLKVASNDEFGVLANAFNRFVERIHESIREVASTARNLHDVSQLVVNASNSSMSNSDEQANRTNSVAAAINELGAAAQEIARNAADASHHATDASHQAGDGRQVVEQTISAMNQLSDKISSACANIEALNSRTVNIGQILEVIKGISEQTNLLALNAAIEAARAGEAGRGFAVVADEVRNLAHRAQESAQQIQKMIEELQVGAREAVDTMTESQRYSLESVEIANRAGERLASVTHRIGEIDSMNQSVATATEEQTAVVDSLNMDITEINTLNQEGVENLQATLRACADLENQAGRLRQLVDSFRI, from the coding sequence ATGCTTCGTTCGCTGTCCTTCGCCAAGAAGATCCTTCTGGCGGCCTCCCTCGTGGTCATCTTCGCCTTCGCCTGCTTCATCCTCTTCAACGACTTCCGTCAACGTGAAGCGATCCACGCCGATACCGACGCCTACCTGAGCGAACTCGGCAGCCTCACCGCCAGCAATATCCAGAGCTGGCTGGAGGGTCGCATCCAACTGGTGGAAAGCGAAGCCGCGCAACTGGCTGACCAGGAACCGACGCCCGAGCGCATCCAGCACGTGCTGGAACAGGCGGTATTCCAGAAGAATTTCGAATCGGTCTACCTAGGCGAAGCCGCCAGCGGCGTGTTCACCATGCGCCCCTTCTCGCCGATGCCCGATGGCTACGACCCACGCACCCGCGGCTGGTACAAGGACGCCGTGGCCGCCGGCCGCCTGATCGTCACCGAGCCCTTCCTCGACGCCGGCACCGGCGAGCAGATCCTCGCCATGTCCATGCCGGTGATGCGCAACGGTCAACTGGTCGGCGTCGCCGCCGGCGACATGAAGCTGGAAACCATCACCGCCATCATCAACTCCCTGAAGTTCGACGGTGATGGTTATGCCTTCCTGGTCAGCGATGCCGGCAAGATCCTGCTGCATCCGGACAGCCAGTCGATCTTCAAGAGCCTGGCCGACATCTACCCGCAGGGTGCCCCGAAGGTGCAGGCCGGCGTGCAGGAAGTCAGCCTCGACGGCAAGGACCAACTGGTGTCCATGACTCCGGTGAAAGGCCTGCCAGGCGTGACCTGGTACGTCGCCCTGGTGCTGGACAAGGACGCCGCCTACGCCATGCTCAGCGACTTCCGTACCTCGGCCATCATCGCCACGGTCATCGCCATCGTCGCCATCCTGTTCCTGCTGGGCATGCTGATCCGCGTACTGATGGCCCCGCTGACCGACATGGGCCGCGCCATGCAGGATATCGCCCAGGGCGACGGCGACCTCACCCAGCGCCTGAAAGTCGCCAGCAACGACGAATTCGGCGTGCTGGCCAACGCCTTCAACCGCTTCGTCGAGCGCATCCACGAGTCGATCCGCGAAGTGGCCTCCACCGCGCGCAACCTGCATGACGTCTCGCAACTGGTGGTCAACGCCTCCAACTCGTCCATGAGCAACTCCGACGAGCAGGCCAACCGCACCAACAGCGTCGCCGCGGCGATCAACGAACTGGGCGCCGCCGCCCAGGAAATCGCCCGCAATGCCGCCGATGCCTCGCACCATGCCACCGATGCCTCGCACCAGGCCGGCGACGGCCGCCAGGTGGTCGAGCAGACCATCAGCGCGATGAACCAGCTCTCCGACAAGATCAGCTCGGCCTGCGCCAACATCGAGGCGCTGAACAGCCGCACGGTAAACATCGGCCAGATTCTGGAGGTGATCAAAGGCATCTCCGAGCAGACCAACCTGCTGGCCCTCAACGCCGCCATCGAAGCGGCCCGCGCCGGCGAGGCCGGTCGCGGCTTCGCCGTGGTGGCCGACGAGGTGCGCAACCTCGCCCACCGCGCCCAGGAGTCGGCTCAGCAGATCCAGAAGATGATCGAGGAGCTGCAGGTCGGCGCCCGCGAAGCCGTGGACACCATGACCGAGAGCCAGCGCTACAGCCTGGAAAGCGTGGAGATCGCCAACCGCGCCGGCGAACGTCTGGCCAGCGTCACCCACCGCATCGGCGAGATCGACTCGATGAACCAGTCGGTCGCCACCGCCACCGAGGAGCAGACCGCCGTGGTCGACTCGCTGAACATGGACATCACCGAGATCAACACCCTGAACCAGGAGGGTGTGGAAAACCTCCAGGCCACCCTGCGCGCCTGCGCCGACCTGGAGAACCAGGCCGGACGGCTGCGGCAGTTGGTGGACAGTTTCCGTATCTGA
- a CDS encoding Flp family type IVb pilin: protein MNLSIKDLSLKLYCKAKAFAFDREGATAIEYAVIAGLIAVVMIAAVKIVGTDIDGIFDNVHTELTKTTP, encoded by the coding sequence ATGAATCTGAGTATCAAAGACCTGTCTCTGAAGTTGTATTGCAAGGCCAAGGCATTCGCTTTTGACAGAGAGGGTGCGACCGCCATCGAATATGCTGTCATCGCCGGATTGATCGCGGTAGTCATGATCGCAGCAGTGAAGATCGTCGGTACCGATATTGACGGCATCTTCGACAACGTCCACACCGAACTGACCAAAACAACACCCTGA
- the cpaB gene encoding Flp pilus assembly protein CpaB, with amino-acid sequence MNSKVLMVFAGLLLLCAGVVGYLGLSVGKSAAPVAGAVKDVAPAAMAEADKLQRTPVVVARRDLPALTVMGNDDLAIEMLHTAPAGSYPKPEALIGQRVWVAVPAGSILSGALLEPGGPLARTIRPDERAMAIAVDEVIGGGGFVLPGDYVDVMLFVQDQRNAERVVSAQVVLPGVRVLTYGEQIAVASDGQARNGAESKDKTPRPPRTAVLAVPAESASRLMLASQAGSLRLAVRSKDENLYEKEQQGRYIQASLNASGSQPITLEQLLGKARSAPAVRQVSAPAVSPGVVVYRGTTVTREAH; translated from the coding sequence ATGAATAGCAAGGTGCTGATGGTTTTCGCCGGGCTGTTGTTGTTGTGTGCAGGTGTCGTGGGTTATCTGGGATTGTCGGTGGGCAAGTCGGCGGCGCCCGTCGCTGGCGCGGTGAAGGACGTTGCGCCGGCGGCGATGGCCGAGGCGGACAAGCTGCAGCGCACGCCCGTGGTGGTGGCTCGCCGCGACCTCCCGGCGTTGACGGTGATGGGCAACGATGACCTCGCCATCGAGATGCTGCATACCGCCCCGGCGGGCAGCTATCCCAAGCCCGAGGCGCTGATCGGCCAGCGGGTCTGGGTCGCGGTGCCGGCCGGCAGCATTCTTTCCGGGGCCCTGCTGGAGCCGGGCGGCCCCCTGGCGCGGACCATCCGCCCGGACGAGCGGGCTATGGCCATTGCGGTGGACGAGGTGATTGGCGGCGGCGGCTTCGTGCTCCCCGGCGATTACGTCGACGTCATGCTCTTCGTCCAGGACCAGCGGAACGCCGAGCGTGTGGTGAGTGCCCAGGTGGTGCTGCCCGGCGTGCGCGTCCTCACCTATGGCGAGCAGATCGCCGTCGCCAGCGATGGCCAGGCGCGCAACGGCGCCGAGTCGAAGGACAAGACACCGCGCCCGCCCCGCACCGCCGTACTGGCCGTGCCGGCCGAATCCGCTTCCCGGCTGATGCTGGCCAGCCAGGCGGGCTCGTTGCGCCTGGCGGTACGCAGCAAGGACGAGAATCTCTACGAGAAGGAGCAGCAAGGGCGCTACATTCAGGCGTCGCTGAATGCCTCCGGCAGCCAGCCGATCACCCTCGAACAGTTGCTCGGCAAGGCCCGCTCCGCGCCGGCCGTGCGCCAGGTCTCGGCGCCGGCGGTGAGTCCGGGCGTCGTGGTCTACCGCGGCACCACCGTTACCCGTGAAGCACATTGA
- a CDS encoding type II and III secretion system protein family protein: MSKRFVLSLAALLACAVHSAAQAVPSACAGFAGQQLNLDVEQGAQLDQQLPVPIKRLAIGDPNIADVQVIDKRDFLVTGKAEGLTSLLIWTGCSDKPMSSVVRVGARAIADAGGLPGNLAAGLSNQVQTDIRFVEVSRSKLKQASTSLVRRGSNTFVLGSPGSLGGLELDSAGNLGGRFGTANSGFNIIWGGGSSKWLGFINALEGSGFAYTLARPSLVATSGQSASFLAGGEFPIPVPNGDNDNITIQYKEFGVRLTLTPTVMSDKRIALKVAPEVSELDFSSGIRTNDIAVPALTVRRTDTSVMLADGESFVISGLISSSTISNVDKFPFLGSIPVIGALFRSSNLDKDDRELLMIVTPHLVQPLAANAALPTLPGEGLRKYDPGFGEFYFLEDGRFDQRKASSGMSR, encoded by the coding sequence ATGTCCAAGCGCTTCGTTCTGTCGCTGGCCGCGCTTCTGGCCTGTGCCGTCCACTCCGCCGCACAGGCGGTGCCGAGCGCCTGCGCCGGATTCGCCGGTCAGCAGTTGAACCTTGACGTCGAGCAGGGCGCCCAGCTCGACCAGCAACTGCCGGTACCGATCAAACGCCTGGCCATCGGCGATCCGAACATCGCCGATGTGCAGGTGATCGACAAGCGTGACTTTCTCGTTACCGGCAAGGCCGAGGGCCTGACCAGCCTGCTGATCTGGACCGGCTGCAGCGACAAACCCATGAGCAGCGTGGTGCGGGTCGGCGCGCGGGCGATTGCCGATGCCGGCGGTCTGCCGGGCAACCTCGCCGCCGGCCTGTCCAACCAGGTGCAGACCGACATCCGTTTCGTCGAAGTCAGCCGCAGCAAGCTCAAGCAGGCCAGTACGTCGCTGGTGCGCAGGGGCTCCAATACCTTCGTGCTCGGGTCGCCGGGCAGCCTGGGCGGCCTGGAGCTCGACAGTGCAGGCAACCTGGGCGGCAGGTTCGGCACGGCCAACAGCGGCTTCAACATCATCTGGGGCGGCGGCAGCAGCAAATGGCTGGGCTTCATCAACGCCCTGGAGGGCAGCGGCTTCGCCTACACCCTGGCGCGGCCGAGCCTGGTGGCGACCAGTGGGCAGAGTGCCTCGTTCCTCGCCGGCGGCGAGTTTCCCATCCCGGTACCCAACGGCGACAACGACAACATCACCATCCAGTACAAGGAGTTCGGCGTCCGCCTGACCCTGACCCCCACGGTGATGAGCGACAAGCGCATCGCCCTGAAAGTGGCACCGGAAGTCAGCGAGCTGGATTTCAGCAGCGGCATCCGCACCAACGACATCGCGGTGCCGGCCCTGACCGTACGGCGCACCGATACCAGCGTGATGCTGGCCGATGGCGAGAGCTTCGTGATCAGCGGGCTGATCAGCAGCAGCACCATCAGCAACGTCGACAAGTTCCCCTTCCTCGGCAGCATCCCGGTGATCGGCGCGCTGTTCCGTTCCTCGAACCTGGATAAGGACGACCGCGAACTGCTGATGATCGTCACCCCGCACCTGGTCCAGCCGCTGGCGGCGAACGCCGCGTTGCCGACGTTGCCGGGCGAGGGCCTGCGCAAGTACGACCCCGGATTCGGCGAGTTCTATTTCCTCGAGGACGGCCGCTTCGACCAGCGCAAGGCCAGCAGCGGGATGTCGCGCTGA